The window ATCTGCGGTACCCTGGTACCAGCTGTCATTCTCTACATTTTGCTCAGCAGCCAGAATATCAACAAATCCTTTGCTGAAGATATCAAAGTGGTAAGAATTCTTGATATGAGAATTGAGTGACGCGGAATTAAACTGCGTTAAAACCAGGATTTTATTCAATCCTGAATTCAGACAGTTGGAAATAGGAATATCCACCAGTCTGTATTTTCCTGCGATAGGAACAGCCGGTTTGGATCTGGAATACGTTAACGGGAATAGTCTTGTCCCTCTGCCTCCTCCTAAAACAATGGAGATTACATTTCGATTCATAGATATTTTGCGCTTTTTTAATTTATTAAGTTTACGTTTCGGTTCTTAGTGTTTACGGCTGCTTTAAAGCATTCTTTATTTCATATTTAAATTCAAATCAGCTATTATATAAAGCTATGTATTTTTCTGCAGATTTCTCCCATGCAAAATCAAAATTCATGTTGGCATGAATAAGCTCTTCCATCATCCCTTTTTGATTATAAATGGCCATAGCCCTGTTCATCGCATGAACAATATCATCCACACCGGGATAAGTAAAGTTCAGTCCTGCACCTCCGGTTGAGATATCTTCTACGGTATCTCTGAGCCCTCCGGTATATCTTACCACCGGAACAGTTCCGTATCTCATGGAATACATCTGATTCAATCCGCAGGGCTCTACTCTGGAAGGCATCAGAAGAAAATCTGCCGAGGCATATATTTTATGGGAAAGATGTTCTTTATATCCTAAATCCAGGGCAAAATTGGTATAGGTATAGTCGTATTCCTTTAATTTATTTTCAATATAAGTGTTTCCTGAACCGAGAATCATAATATTTAAAGCCCCGTAGCTTTGCTTAATGCTTCTCCAGACTACATCCGGCAGGAAGTCTGCTCCTTTTTCCGTAGCGAATCTTCCGATAAAGGCAAACAGAGGAAGTTCGGGTTTTAAACCATATTCTTTACAGAGTTTTTCTTTATTTTTCTTTTTCTGAGCGACTGCATTTTGGATGTTAAAATTAAAATCCAGCATCGGATCGGTTTCAGGGTTCCAGACTTCGGTGTCAATACCGTTGATAATTCCATAGGCTTTGCCGAATTCCTGGCGAACCAGGCTTTCCAGTCCGCGGAAGCTTATGAAAAGTTCTTCAAGATATCCTTCAGAAACGGTTGTAAATGCATTGGCGCATTTAATCATACTTGCCAGCGGATTCATGAAACCGTTCCAATCCATCAACCCCCATTTGTATGGATCAAATGAAGGCATATATTGTGCCATATTCCAGCTCATCATCCCTTGATATTCCCCGTTATGAATAGTTCCTATTGTTTTTACGCCTTTTAAGAATTCAAATTCATAGCAATTTTCTATCATAAAAGGAACCAGCCCGGTATGATAATCATGACAATGAAGTACGTCAGGACGTATTTTCATTGCTGACAGCCAATGCAGCACCCCATGCTGAAAGGCCATAAACTGGAAATTTTCATCCTGATATCCGTAAGGATTATCCCGGTCTAATAATCCGGGAATTTTTACCATATACAACTCAAACCCCAGAACGTTTGTTTTTTCTTTCAATACCTGAACCTGCAGCATATTATGCGCCTGATGAATAAACCCATCAAAAACCAGTTCAAATTCATGATCATAAACAAAGGTTTTATTGTACCAGGGCATCACTACCTTCGCATCGATTCCTTTTATTTTGTTCTGATATTTCGGGAGTGCTCCCACTACATCTGCCAGACCGCCTACTTTTGCTACAGGATAACATTCTGTACTTAAATGATAAATAACCATTCTTTATCTCTTGTGTTTAATTCTATGTAATTTATACTTTTTATCTTTCTTCTGTCGTAAAATAACTCCGGCCAATGGCGGAAGCTTCAAGGTCATTGTTTTGGGGTGCCCTCTCCATTCTTCATACTTTTCCTCCAGGATTTCAGGCACTACTCCGCTTCCACTGTATTTTTCATCATCGGAGTTTAAAATAACCTCCCAGTGTGTTCCTGCAGGAATCCCGATTTTATAATCCAAAACCTGAGGTGCCAGATTTAAAATAACCATCAGGACATCATCTTTTCTTTTTCCTTTTCTCAGGTATATGTACACTGAGTTTTCAAGATCATCTGCTTCTACCCATTCAAAACCCTGTTTATCAAACTGATTTTCGTAAAAGGCAGTTTCTGATGTATACAAATGATTCAGATCTTTCACCACCTCCTGCATTCCCTTATGAACAGGATATTCCAGTAAATGCCAGTCGAGACTTCTGGTAAAATTCCACTCACTGGTCTGCCCAAATTCATCGCCCATAAAAAGAAGCTTGGCTCCCGGGTGGGTATACATATATACATACAAGGCACGCAGATTGGCAAATTTCTGCCATTCATCACCTTTCATTTTATAGATCAGGCTTGCTTTTCCATGTACGACTTCATCGTGTGACAGAGGCATCATATAATTTTCATTATACATATACATAGAGGCAAAGGTGAGTTTATGATGATGAAATTTACGGTTAGGAAAATCTTCTTTGAAATAATCCAGCGTGTCATGCATCCATCCCATCATCCATTTCATTCCAAATCCTACGCCCCCGTCATGAACGGGCTTTGTAAGCAAGGGAAAATCTGAGCTCTCTTCTGCTATGGTGATGATATTATCCCCAAATTCCTTATAAACTGCTGTATTAAATTCCTGCAGAAAGGTTTTCGCTTCAAGGTTTACATTAGTTCCGTATATATTAGGTTCCCATTCTCCTTCATTTCTTGAATAATCCAGGTGAAGCATTGAAGTTACGGCATCTACCCGGAGTCCATCTGCATGATAGCGGTCCAGCCAGAACATCGCATTGGAAATCAGAAAAGATTTGACTTCATTTCTTCCGTAGTTGAAAATATGTGATTTCCAGTCCGGATGGAATCCTTTTCTCGGATCTTCATGTTCATAGAGATAGGATCCGTCAAAACGGTGAAGCCCGTTGGCATCTCCCGGAAAATGGGACGGAACCCAGTCCAGAATCACCCCAATGCCGTTTCTATGAAGTTCATCAATCAGAAACATGAGATCCTGCGGTGAGCCAAAGCGTGATGTTGCCGCATAAAATCCGGTAATCTGATATCCCCAGCTTGGCTCGTAAGGATATTCCATCACGGGCATCAATTCTACATGGGTAAATCCCATCTCTATACTATAAGGAACCAGTTTTTTGGCAATATCCCTGTAATTTAAAAAACGCTGGGGCTGATCTCCCTCCCTTACCCATGAACCTAAATGCAGTTCATAAACGGATATGGGAGCACTAAGCCTGTTTTTTTGCCAGCGGCTGTCCATCCATTCCTTGTCATCCCATTCATACCAGGTGGTAGAGACCAGAGAAGCGGCCTGGATATTCTGTTCCCAGCTCAATGCATAGGGATCACTTTTCTCCAGAATTTCACCACCGGGAGTTTCAATAGCATATTTATACAATGTCCCCCAGGTTAATCCTTCAATAAATCCTTCCCAAATTCCGGATTCGTCCCATCTTGGAAACAGAATATGATCTTTATGATTCCAGTTATTAAAATTCCCGATCACGGAAACTTTCTTTGCATTGGGTGCCCATACTGAAAAATAGACTCCTTTTACACCATCTTTTTCCGCAGAATGGGCACCAAACTTACCATACAGCTTATAATGCCTGCCTTCTTTAAAAAGATACACATCATGATCGGTGAAAAGCGTGTAGGTTTTAACAGAATTCATCAAGATCAGTTTATATTTATAATTTCTCTGAAACTACGAAAAATACTGACAATAGCGATTAATAATTCATCAAATAATCATCAATATCATTTCGTGTTTTGTCTTACTACCAAATATATCATTTTTTACCTCATATTTTTATCATTTCAAAACAATCTTTTTTTATAAATTTAGCATCACTATTTTATTAAACACATACGATGAGGTTTGAACTTTATACAGAAGAAAAAGATGACAGGCCGGTATTTATCACCGGAAATTTCAACAGCTGGAATCCTAAAGATTACAATTTCCAGCTCAAACAAACAGATTCCTCCCATTATTTTATAGAAATTGATGACCAGATCCTTGCTGAAGAAATTGATTACAAATTCACTAAAGGAGGCTGGGAAAATGTGGAGCTGGATCAGTATGGAAGCATAACACCTAACCGGAAAGTAAAAAAATCAGCAGGTAAAACTTCTGATACCGTACAGAAATGGAGATTAAACTGGGGGCCCTTCAAAGAAGAATATTATCCTATTGCGGAAGTTATTTCAGAAAATTTTTACATTCCGCAACTTGACCGTTACCGTAAAGTCTGGGCGCTGCTTCCTTATGATTACCATACGACGGATAAAAGATATCCTGTTTTATACCTTCAGGATGCCCAAAACCTGTTCAGTGAAGGAAGTGGGTTCGGGAATTGGGAAATCGACAAAAAACTATCTATCCTTGCAGAATATGGCCGTGGCGACCTGATCATCATTGCCATAGAACATGGCAGCGAGGAAAGAATCAAAGAATATATTTTTGATAATGATCATGTAGCCAACGGTTCTGAAGGAAAAAAATACATCCGCTTTATTGCAGATACTTTGAAGCCTTATGTAGACGAAAATTACAGAACCAAAAAAGACCGTGACAATACCGGAATCGGGGGAAGTTCATTAGGTGCGCTCATCAGCATATACAGCGGATTTCTTTATCCGGAAGTCTACTCCAAGCTGTTGATCTTCTCTCCGTCTCTTTGGGTAGAACCCAATAACAACTTCCCGATGATGAACTTCAGAGTGCCTTATAAAACAAAAATTTACCTCTATGGAGGTGCACAGGAAGGCTCTAAGATGGTCAAAAGAATCCATATTTTTGAAGAGTACCTGAAGAGATGGGAAGAGAAAAAGCTTTTTGATTTTGAGTTTAAAACCAATATCAATCCTGAAGGAACCCATAATGAATTTTACTGGTCACAAGAGTTCCCAAGAGCTATAGAATGGCTGTTCTATAATAATACAGAAAACCCTGTAGAAGTAAAACCACAGCAACAAAGTACTAAAAACTAAATGCATAAAATTGCTGAAGATAATTTTCAGTCAGCAATGATCTGTGACTTTAGAAAAAATACCCTCTATTTATGAAACTAATCAATAAAAAAAACAAAAATTACACGCAGATCTTCCACCTCTTTACCGAGGAAGAATGGGCGAAAAACGGCAAAAATTTCAATAAAAATATTTCTGTTTTTTTCACGGGAAAAAAATATGAAGTTTTCGTGAACGCTCACGAGGAAGGCATTACCTATTTCATTGGGTTAGGGAAATCTACCCTGCAAAATTTCGAAATCCAGCAGGTAGCTGCCAAATTCTCACAGACCCAGAAAGAAAAACTGCAGGCAGTCCCTACCCTGACTCTCGCTGATTTTCTGAATGAAAAACAATTTGAGGAATTTGTAACAGGACTTCTGGCAGGAACATACAACTATCCTTTTGATAAAAAACATGCTTTCTGGAACACCAGGTTTGAATTACATTTTGAAAATTTAAGCCAGAAAAAGCTGGATCACATCAGCCATAAAACAGAAGCTCTGATTAACGGACAAACTGCCTGCCAGGAATGGCTCAACAAACCTGCTAACCTGAAAAAACCGGATATCTTAAGTGCCTATCTTAAAAACCTGGCTAAAAAACATGAATTAAAATATAGTGTTTTTAACAGAAAGAAATGTGAGGAGCTAGGATTAGGAGCTTATCTCTCCGTTAATCAGGGAAGTGCTTATGATGCCGCTTTTACGATTTTAGAATATAAAACTACGGTGAAAAATGCCAAAACCTTCGGGCTGGTAGGTAAATGCGTCTTGTTTGATACCGGGGGAATATCAATAAAAAATTCTGCCAACCTACACTATATGAAGTCTGATATGGGAGGTGCTACAGCTGTAATAGGAACATTAATTTATGCCGCGGAAATGCAGCTTCCTGTAAACATCATTGCAGTACTTCCTATTACGGACAATGCTATTTCCGAGAAAGCCCTTCTTCCGAGTGATGTAATCACCGCTTACAACGGAAAAACCATCGAAGTGCTTGATACGGACGCAGAGGGCCGGTTAATCCTTGCAGACGGACTGTCTTATCTTTCTAAAAATTACAAAACAGATTTCCTGATTGATCTGGCTACTTTAACCGGAAGCTCGGTAAGAATGTTTGGAGATACCTGCGCGGCCATGTTCTCCAATAATGAAGAATTGAAAAATAATCTGATCAAAACCGGAGATACAACCAATCAGAGGGTTTGGAATCTTCCATTATGGGAGGTATGGAAAGACGATATTCAGTCAGATGTGGCAGATATGAAAAACATCTCTTTAAAACCAATCGGAGACTGTATTATTGCGGCCAAATTTTTAGAACAATTCACTGAAAACCACCCTAAATGGGCACATTTGGATATTGCAGGAGTAGCCTTTGGGAATGTAGGCTATGCCAAAGAAAAAGCAGCCACCGGTTATGGGGTTCAGCTTCTCGTGAATTTAATTGAAAATTATCACTAAAAATTAGTTTTTTACAAAAAAACTCTGTATAATTGATTAGTGAATTTTCAAAACCGCATGATATTTCATTGTTTAGTATTAATGAAATAATAAACAAATGCTTTTATTTTTGAAAATTCACTAAATCTTAAAAAACATTATATGGAGAAGAAAACTATTGTGTGTATTTCGTGCTATTACAAAGGCTACGATTTTATGGACGAGATGAAGAAACTCGGCAATAAACTACCCCGAGGCAAGCCTCGAGGTATTGGTCAATCCCATAGCTTGAGTTGTTCGCCGTGGATTTTTTTATATTCTTTTTCTTTTCCTTGATTTTCAATATACTTCCGTATAACATCTTTATTTCCATATTGACCAACAGTATTAACATAATAACCGCTCGTCCATAAATTCCCTCCCCATAAAATCCTTTTTATTTCTGGATGATTTTTAAATAACTCTCGTGCGCTCAAACTTTTTATAATCGTTACTAACTTGGAAACTGACATGCTTGGAACACTTTGAACTAAAAAATGAACATGATCCGACTCATATCCAATCTCTACAAATTGAACTTCGTAACGTTCTGAAATTCCAACACAAATGAATTGAAGACTCTCTCCTATCTCTTTTGTTAAAACTTCTCTCCTATATTTCATTGGAAAAACCAAATGGTATAAAAGCAAGCTCTTATTGTGTCTTTTGTAAATATGCTCATCCACAGATCAAATTTACACTTTTTCAAAGTGTTATGAAAAACCCTCCGTTTTTCAAACTTTTCCGCTTTGACCCCGAGGCAAGCCTCGAGGTATTCTCTTCGAATAAAATCATCCTCGTAACTTCGGAAAACCTCAAAGAAAAGGACTGGCCATGGCATGCCATTGAGGAAACCTTTTATATGCCTGAACTTAAACCGTCTGTATGGAATCTGGAGCATCTTATTCAGGGATTTTCCCATCTGATGAAAACCAGAAAAGTAGATGCGGTAGTAGCTTTGGATGATTATGACGTAGAAAAAGCAGCATTAATCAGAGAAACGTTCCGTATTCCCGGGATGGGACAGACTACCCACCGATATTTCAGAGACAAACTGGCCATGCGCCAAAAAGCAAAAGATTCCGGGATCAGCGTTCCTGAATTTACCGCGGTATTCAATGACAATGAAGTGAATGAATTCACAGACCGCGTTCCGGCACCATGGGTATTGAAACCCCGTTCCGAAGCCTCCGCATCGGGAATCAAAAAAATAACTTCCAAAGAACAGCTTTACGAGGCATTGGAAACCTTGGGGGAAGAACGTCATCTTTTTTTACTGGAAAGCTTTAAACCAGGAGACGTCTATCATGTGGACAGCCTTACTTTTAATCAAAAAATTGTATTCACTTCTTCCTCTAAATACCTTGCTCCTCCTATGCAGGTTTCTCATGATGGCGGAGTATTCAGATCCAAAACTTTAGGAAGATATTCCGAAGAATTTAAGGCATTGGAAGAAATCAACGCCAGTGTACTTTCTAATTTCGGACTGATGAACGGGGCTACCCATACAGAATTTATCCGGGGAAAAGAAGACGGAAAATGGTACTTCCTTGAAACGTCCTCACGGGTTGGAGGTGCTCATATTCCTGATCTGGTAGAAGCTTCAAGCGGCATCAATATCTGGAGAGAATGGGCTAAGATTGAAGATGCTCTTTTAAGAGGAAAAGATTACAGTGTATCTCCTCCTACAGGATACTATTCCGGACTGATTGTCGCATTGATCAAAGATAAAGAACCGAACTACAGCAGCTTTGAGTGTGAGGAAGTTGTAAAATTCCTTCCTATAGATTATCACGTAGGAATCGTCTACAAATCCAACGACGCCTCCATTGTAGAAGAAAGACTGGATTCTGCCGCAGAGATGATTCAAGCGGATATGCTGAATATCTTACCTCCCAAAAGCACCAAGCTCAGCTCCTGAATCATGAAGTCTCATATTGATTTTCAAAATGTTATTGAATTCATAATATGTAATTTACGGGAGAATTCATTCCGAAACGTAATTTAGAGAACCTTAATTCCGAAAAATAGCAGAATAAGCATATTATCAGTTCATTGATTCAAGCAATGCCAATCAACCGGATATTGTAGAAAAAGATCAGCCTGGAGGAATTAAATTTATCAAATTAATACAATTAAACACAAAAAAATGCCTCATATAGAACATACAGATTACTATTCAAATATACTGGGAACAAGCCTGAAGGTAGAAGTGACCGGGCATTACGGCCATCCTATCATCATGTTTCCTACTTCCCAGGGACAATACACCCAAAACCATGATTTTCATCTTAACGGAAGCATTAACTGGTTTGTAGAACAGGGAAAAGTAAAGCTTTATAATATACAGACCATCGACAGCTGGAGTTTTTATGATGATAAAATTTCTCCTCAGCAAAGAATAAGAAACTACGAAAGGTACGTAGAGTTTCTGATCAAGGAATTTGTGCCTTATATTCAGAAACTTCACAAAACGCATCGCGTAGCCGTAGCCGGAGCAAGTTTCGGCGGATACCATGCCGCCAATTTTGCCTTCAGGTTCCCGGATGTGGTTTCCCATCTGTTTTGCCTTTCCGGAGCTTTCAGCATAAGAAATTTCATGGATGGCTATTCTGATGAAATGGTGTACTTCAACTGCCCAAGAGAATTTGTAAGAAATGATGAAGCCTGGAAATACAAACATATGCATATCGTTCTGAGCACTTCTGATCAGGACATCTGCAGAGAAAAAAATGTAGAAATGGCAGAAATCTTAAGACTGAAAGGCATAGATTTCTGGTATGACGAAAGAAAATGGATAGGCCACGACTGGCCTTTATGGAGAATGGTCTTCCCTACCTTTATAGGGGCATTCTTCTCTTAAAACAATAAAAAACAAATAGAAAAAAATACATCCATCTTAAAAAACAAAAATTATGACAAAAAAAGTAGGAATTCTTTTCGGTATGGAAGACACGTTTCCCTGGGCATTTATAGATAAAGTAAATGAATTGGGAGGTGGAGAAATCGTGGCTGAACCCGTTACTATAGATAAACTGGAGCAGGGCGCAGATTATGGCTATGCAGTGATCATCGACAGAATTTCGCAGGACGTTCCCTTTTACAGAGCTTATCTGAAAAATGCAGCACTTAACGGTACTTATGTAATCAACAATCCGTTTTGGTGGAGTGCAGACGAGAAATTTTTCAATAATGCCCTGATGTCTAAGCTGGGAATTCCGCTTCCTAAAACGGTTTTGCTTCCGTCACACGAAAGACCGGAGAACACTTCAGAAACTTCATTCAGAAATCTGAAATTTCCGCATGATTGGGAATATATTTTCAATTATGTAGGATTTCCGGCATACATGAAGCCACACGACGGCGGCGGCTGGAAAAGTGTTTACAGAGTAGAAAACCCGGATGATCTTTGGAATAAACTGGGGGAAACGGAACAGCTGGTGATGATGGTGCAGGAAGAAATTGTCTTTGATGACTATTACAGAGTATACTGTCTGGGTAGAAAATATGTTCATATCATGCCTTATGAGCCTAGAAATGCCCCACATTTGAGATATGCCACAACCCACCAGACCCAAGGGAAAGAACTTGAAAAATTACTGAAAACCATTCATGATTATACCATTACCATGAATGAAGCTTTGGGCTATGACTTCAATACGGTAGAATTTGCTGTAAGAGACGGTATTCCTTATGCCATCGACTTCTGTAATCCGGCTCCGGATGCGGATAGAAATTCTGTAGGAGAAGAAAATTTCGCATGGATTATAGAGCATGCTGCCAAACTGGCTATAGAAAAGGCTAAAGATTATGTTCCGGGAAAACCGAATATTGCCTGGGGAACCTTTGTGAAGGATTCCATTAAATAACATTAAAAAAATAAAAAAACACAATAAAAAAATGCATCATCAGTTTACTATTGGAATTGAAGAGGAATATCAGATCATTGATGTGGAAAGCAGAGATCTTGTTTCTCACGTTTCAAAAATCATTGAAGGCGGCAAAGCTGTTCTGAGTGAAAACTTAAAGCACGAAATGCACGAATCCATGATTGAAATGGAAACAGGGATCTGCCAGAATATTCAGGAAGCCCGAGCAGAATTAACGAATTTAAGACGTCATCTTATCAATACCGCCCACGAGCAGGGACTTCGTGTTTCCGGAGGCGGCACTCACCCCTTCTCGCATTGGTCTGACAACAATATCACTCAGGGAGAACGATATATCAAGATCGTAGATGATATGGGAGATGTAGCCCGCGAAAACCTTATTTTCGGGCTGCACGTTCACATTGGAATTCCCAACCGTGAAGAAGGCGTAAGAATTCAGAACGTCATGCGTTATTTCCTTCCTCACGTGTATGCGCTTTCTACCAATTCGCCATTCTGGATCGGAAGGTACACAGGTTTTAAATCGTACAGACAGGAAATTTTCGTAAAATTCCCAAGAACCGGTATCCCGAGCTATTTTAACTCACTGGCAGAATTTGACAGCTATGTAGATCTTCTGGTAAAAACAGGAACTATCGACAATGCCAAGAAAATCTGGTGGGATCTTCGCGTACACCCATTCTATCCTACGATTGAATTCAGGATCTGCGATATGCCTCTAAGAATAGATGAAACGGTATGTCTTGCAGCCATTATGCAGAGCCTTGTCGCTAAAATTTATAAACTTCATCAGCAGAACCTGAGCTTCAGAAGCTACAGAAGACTTCTTTTGAATGAAAATAAGTGGCGCGCCTCAAAAAGCGGTATAGAAGCTCATCTGATTGATTTCGGAAAAGAAGAATCTGTACCTTATCCTCATTTATTAAAAGAACTTTTAGAGTTTATTGATGATGTCGTAGATGACTTAGGATGCCGTCATGAAGTAGAGTACGCATGGAAAATCCTGGAAAACGGAACCGGAGCAGACCGACAGCTTCAGATCTTTAAGGAAACCGGTGATCTGACGAAAGTAGTTGATTATATGATCTCTGAAACAGAGTATGGTATCACGCATGGTGAACCAGCTTCATAAATATTTTTGGTAACTTTGCAAAAAATATGATGTAATGAAAGATATTCGAATTGCGCTGCTGGACATGAACAACAATCATGTGAACCAAGGCTTCAGAAACATTAAAGAAATTTCCGAAGCATTTCAGCAGCACTCTGAAGAAAATGTGGTCATCAAAACATTTGATGTGAGATTTAAAGATGAAATGCCGGAGATTGGAGATTTTGATATTTTTATTTCTTCCGGCGGACCGGGAAATCCACATCGTGAAGGTCATGACTGGGAAGACAGATTTGCCCATTTTCTAGACGCTGTTCTGGAACATAATACCTACAATGAAGATAAAAAATACCTTTTCCTGATCTGCCATTCTTTCCAGCTGGCAAGCATTCACTGGAATCTGGGAAATATCTGCAAAAGGAAGTCTTACTCTTTCGGAGTAATGCCTGTTCACAAAACGGATGAAGGTAAAGAAGAATTTTTATTCAAAAATCTTCAGGATCCTTTTTATGCAGTAGATTCCAGAGCCTATCAGTTTATAGAGCCCAATCACGCCCGTTTTGAAGAACTTGGAATGACCGTGATGGCAATAGAAAAATTCCGTCCTCATATCAATCTGGAAAGAGCGGTAATGGCAGTTCGTTTTTCGGAAGAAATATTCGGAACCCAGTTTCACCCTGAAGCCAATCCTGAATCGCTGATCGAAAACCTGAAAGATGAAAAAAACAGAGAAGCCATGATTGAAAACTTCGGTATGGAGAAATATCTTGAAACGATGGACAGAATAGATGATGAAGACAAAATTATCCTGACCCGAAACCAGATCCTTCCGAGATTCCTTCAGTTCGCAAAAAAAAACATTTTGAAAGAAGCTGAATCTTTGGCTTAAAAGAGACTGGAGCTGGAAGAAGGAGTCTGGAAGTTATTCTCAATCTCAGAATGGAAAACTTCCCTCTCCCGACTTCCCTCTTCCAGCTCCCTATAGCAATCGGGCAGAAATGCTCGTTTTTTTTTTAACCTCACAAAGAAAAAAAATTATGATTCCAAAATACAGAAAGCAATTTAATCAGGAGTTTTCGGAGGAAAAATACAGTCAGTTAAAAGATATATTACTGCAAAAAGGTGGGATAGCTCCTACTTTCAGAGTTTCAGAAAGTCCTCTTTTTCTTACCAAAGAATTTGAGGCCAAACTTATAGACGCCAGCGAAAGCATCATCAGCCAGATTAAGGCTATGCCAAAAGAAGCCCTTCAGAGAGCCATC of the Chryseobacterium aureum genome contains:
- a CDS encoding ATP-grasp domain-containing protein; this translates as MTKKVGILFGMEDTFPWAFIDKVNELGGGEIVAEPVTIDKLEQGADYGYAVIIDRISQDVPFYRAYLKNAALNGTYVINNPFWWSADEKFFNNALMSKLGIPLPKTVLLPSHERPENTSETSFRNLKFPHDWEYIFNYVGFPAYMKPHDGGGWKSVYRVENPDDLWNKLGETEQLVMMVQEEIVFDDYYRVYCLGRKYVHIMPYEPRNAPHLRYATTHQTQGKELEKLLKTIHDYTITMNEALGYDFNTVEFAVRDGIPYAIDFCNPAPDADRNSVGEENFAWIIEHAAKLAIEKAKDYVPGKPNIAWGTFVKDSIK
- a CDS encoding carboxylate-amine ligase, encoding MHHQFTIGIEEEYQIIDVESRDLVSHVSKIIEGGKAVLSENLKHEMHESMIEMETGICQNIQEARAELTNLRRHLINTAHEQGLRVSGGGTHPFSHWSDNNITQGERYIKIVDDMGDVARENLIFGLHVHIGIPNREEGVRIQNVMRYFLPHVYALSTNSPFWIGRYTGFKSYRQEIFVKFPRTGIPSYFNSLAEFDSYVDLLVKTGTIDNAKKIWWDLRVHPFYPTIEFRICDMPLRIDETVCLAAIMQSLVAKIYKLHQQNLSFRSYRRLLLNENKWRASKSGIEAHLIDFGKEESVPYPHLLKELLEFIDDVVDDLGCRHEVEYAWKILENGTGADRQLQIFKETGDLTKVVDYMISETEYGITHGEPAS
- a CDS encoding type 1 glutamine amidotransferase; amino-acid sequence: MKDIRIALLDMNNNHVNQGFRNIKEISEAFQQHSEENVVIKTFDVRFKDEMPEIGDFDIFISSGGPGNPHREGHDWEDRFAHFLDAVLEHNTYNEDKKYLFLICHSFQLASIHWNLGNICKRKSYSFGVMPVHKTDEGKEEFLFKNLQDPFYAVDSRAYQFIEPNHARFEELGMTVMAIEKFRPHINLERAVMAVRFSEEIFGTQFHPEANPESLIENLKDEKNREAMIENFGMEKYLETMDRIDDEDKIILTRNQILPRFLQFAKKNILKEAESLA